A segment of the Coffea arabica cultivar ET-39 chromosome 8c, Coffea Arabica ET-39 HiFi, whole genome shotgun sequence genome:
CGAGTTAACTGCTAATTTGCTAATTCTCGGTGGACAATTGTGTGTCGGAGCCCATCTAAACTTTAGCCGCACAGAAACTGATAATTGGGACTTGTATATAATATGGAGCTCAGAGTCGTTGCACTTCCTGCACTGCACAGCATCAAGATTCATTCAAGATGTCTCTGCGGCGTCCATTAATATGGTGAGTATTTATTTCCTCTGGAAAAATGGGACAAAGAACGGGGGTTGAAGTTGGAGGTCATGTTTCGGTTATTGTCAAGGTTCCCTCCCATTGAGATTGATACCACCTGAACTATTATACATCTACATGTAGTACAGCTTTTGTTCATTGCGAAGAAAGTTGTTTAAAGATGAACCATAACTGGTAGTGTATTTCAAAGCCATCGTACTAACAAACCATTTTGGTCCTTACTTTCTCGTAATTTGCCTTCTTCTTTACCTAAAAGGCATCTTGAAATGGCAGCACTTGAAAGCCTCAAATCTTTGACAGACAGTGAGGATGTGTCAATTGAAGTCGTTTTTACCTTTACCAAAACTGGTATTGGTTTCCCATTGGATTCGTCCGGCATTTGCCTTTGTTTTGACCCTCAGGTCTTGACCAATTCCAGCTAATCTCTGTCCAGGTCTATAAATGAATTAACATGTACCGCGAGCTccaatttcacaaattttttcTTTAGTAATGTTCAATTCGCCCATTAATTAACGAACAGTTTTAAATGGCAGGCGCGCTAATCGCACCAGAACATACACGATTCAGGGCAATCAACAGGGCTCAGATGATAATACTCGTCTATTACTCGGAAGAAAGAAAATACTACGGGACGACTCTTTTAGAAGTGGCCAAGAAACTTAAAATTAACAGAATTTTAAAAGTAGGGAATATCGGATTTGATTTAACCCAAAACAACAGGGTCATGGAAGAAGAAACTTGCTAACGGACGGATCAGTTAGTGAGTACGTACGACTTCACAAGTCTAACAATAAGGCATCTTTCTTTGATGAGGAGGCGTTTCTGCTGCTGCCGCTGCTGGAAAGGCTCCACTGATCCGAAAAACCCATGGAAGAGGAGCAGAACCCATTCCTGCATTTAGCCACAGTTCTGACACTCTCGATCAACTCTTGGGTTCGAGCCTCTTGTGCCAAAATCTCCAACAACTGTTGAGGGCTAATCACCagcttaactttccaaaaaccaCCAAGCTGATCATTACTGCTGCTCCGCGAAAATACCTCGGTATGTGACCTCTTCAGAATTCCTTGGCTATCAAACGACATCCTATATGGCACTGCAGGCGTGGATTGGGGAACGCTGTTTGACCTTACATGCCCTATCTGAGCAACCTGCCCAACTCTACTCTTGTTCATGCTAcctttcttcatcttcttcttcttgtcgtCCTCGTCGTCCAGCGGTAGCAGGTAGTACTCACCTGCTTCCAAGACTTCGTGGTGAGCCAACGGCTTCCAGAAGAGATCATGGCTTCGGAAAATGCCGTGTCCCGGGAACTCATCGGTGATGAATTCCACCGTGATAGGAGCACCAAACTCCATGATGCCACCATTCCCGTTTACCACTTTGATGAGCACTTCATTCGCCTCTCCTACGCCTATACCTATACCTCCTCCAAACAAGCAATTCCCCATTTCCTGGCTAGCAATTCCCAGCTAGCTACTACAGTCAAAGTACTAGTAGAAAGAACTTGTACTCGATTGACAGGGTCGCTTTGCCTGACCTTTGCAGCTTAAAAGAACACTTGGTCGTCGTCGGTGGAATGAGTTCTTTACTCTTTATATTTACAGCTttgcttttcttgatttttttttcccgaaACGATAGAAATTGTTTTGCTTTTCTTGATGCTCCAGCCAAAAGTTTAAAAAGACGTAGTATTCAATACTAGTATAAAGAAATTCGTATTAGCGTTGGCCGCCACAACTATTGCGTTTAGTGACAATCATCTGCGTTACCATTTTTACTACATGGCAAAACTAAAGCCAACAacgaaaagaaaacaaaccataCATAGACCAACACTCCAACTTACCAGTTCTGTGGGATCCATTCGACACTTATagatttccaaaaagaaaatttgctgCCTCGTGATTTCAGAGTCATATTGCTCTAGTCAAATGCAAAATGCTTAAAGAACAAATGAGATTATAGTTTAGCATAGGGAGAGGCGCCTTTAGCAATTTTTTCTTTGTTGCTGGCCCAATTATCTTGCTAGTTTACATGAATCTTTTTTGCCTTcccaaccccacctccccctttTAGAATGGAAAGTCCTTTTCTTCTTTGGATAGATTACATTTTACCTCTTATAATTTAGTATTTTATCACATAACTCCTTTATGATTTAAAAACCTATATATAACCCTATTACAATTTGGATTAAAATATCACAGTTAGTTTTTCTGTTAAAACTAACGGTCAATAGTAAAAAATCAAAGTTAAACTAGTAAATTGATAAATTTACCCTTTcgttacttcttttttttcctccaaacataaaaaagaagaaattgaaataaaaaaagataaataagaaATAGACAATACCATTAACAATTTGGTTTAAAAACCTATAATGATATTTGTAGTATAAAAATATTtggtattttttatttcttatttatttctttttatatttcccttccatatttttgtttcttatttattttttttaattttccttccatctcttttgtatttagagaaaattaagattttgtaGACCAAAATGTAGGTTTCAAAATCActcttcttttccccaaaaacaaaagagagacagagaaagaaaaggaaaaaagaacaaaagtatgAAAAGGtgaatttgtcaatttattagtttgattttgatttattactacTGACCGTTAGTTTTAATCGAAAAACTAACAGTGATACATTAACTCAAACCAAAAGGGGATTATGTGTAAGTTTTTAAACCATATGGAGACATGTGGTAAGGTACCAAATCACATGGAGGTAAAAAgataatttgcccttttttaTAATCAATTGACAGCATATATGTTATCCTATTTTACAGGGGAAGGTTCTTTAAgaatgaaaacttttttttttaatcaatccGCAACATCTAAGCTATCCTGTTCTATAGTAAAGGGAGAACCCAGTTGGGTTATATAAGTGGTTAGAGGGAAAACAGGCCTATCTAGACTAAATAGATACTTTTATACACTAATTGTATTTTTCTAACAGTAGGGTGCAGCGATTTGAACCCAGACTTATAGCCCTAAGAGGGATTTTAAATCTCTTTTGGTGCCCAACTTACCTAAGATAAATTGATTTTTAAGAGTGGAAACTCAAAGCATCAAGGGAAATCGATAATGAGAATTATACTAATGAAAGATAACTGATAGATTACTACCGCACACTTGCATGCCTTATCCGTGGTGTGGAATTAGTACGAGGAAATTTATGATTAACCTATAATAAAACTAGGCTACTACTAAACCTGGGTGGAATTAATCATTCCGAAAGAGAAAATGGTCACTTCCATAATGACAAATCTGTTGTGGTAGACACTCGCATCTCATCAATTTAATTTGTCCTCTGGTTACCACTTTTTTGAAGTCTCACAAGGTTTTTGCATCGCTTACCTATCGTACTTTGACGTATAGTTTGGTTTTCACAGATCCGTGAACTGCCCTGGATTTTTTTGGATTGAGTTCGATTTTGATCCATCACAGGTCAGAAGATACCCTTCGAAACCATATGTAGGTtcattataagaatttttaTGCATCGACTAACAACACAATTCTCGTATTAATGATATTAATGATGAGATTGGAACATTTCAAATCCCTTTCAACTAGAGTTGGAGTCAAATGCAGGTCAACCCCTCTCCTAGCTTCACTCCAAGGAAAATGCTCATCTCTCAAGGGCTTCTCTGCTCCTCCTCACATTCATTAGTGGTGAAATTCTTAGAGAGTGAAACTCTAAGAGGGGAGTCTTCGTTTCACTCCTACTCCAAACTCTGAATGAATTGTTTACGAAGCATCTGTTCTTATTCAAGCTCTTTTGCACTCATGATCCGTCATGCATTCCAAAGTTTAGGAGCCTAGGCAATGTTGTTAGATCTAGACCAGATTGATTAAACCATGAACCAGCCTTCTTTCCAAATTGGTAAGTAGTACAAAattattttggtaaaaaatcagtcaaaatcataaaaaatcaaccaaaccaaTGACCCGATTCGACTATTTGATTCGATTCTTAAATTtatctttcttatttttctcaaatataATTTGAATTACCTAAATTGTAAAACTTTTATTTActaataagaataaaaaaaaaccactcGGTGTAAACAACAAAATCACTCACATCCTAAATAATCTCTAAATTAAAAAGTTTTCATCCCTATCATCTTATCAATTTATCATGAGTGATTTTGACTTGCATTAGAAAGCCATATTCCCaacaaaaatatctcaaattagatatgatttgttttaatttagtttttcaagTAGTTTTGGAGAACGAACATGTTGTCGACATGAATTCACATTTTTATATACAATTTTTAGGTGGATATTTGATTGCAAGCCTAAAAATTTTGGAATATTGTTGTATGGTTGACCAAAATATAGCCAAgaacttaatttcaatatttctaaaatttataaaattatgaCATCGTGTTGACATCAGTGAATTTTTTAGAACGGTCCGATCAATCTGATCAGTTGATCCTTGATCTAATAGTTTAGCCGAGTTGCTGAGTTTAATAACCAATGAACCTAGGTAATAATATCCGATCAAATAACTGATGGATGAGATGTGCAGAACAAGAAGTCACGGAAAACCTATCCTCGCACGCCTCTTCTAtgcatttcttatttttaatgaAATTGCAGACATTTATTAGCTTAAATGTAACAGCTTAAAACTAAGAAATGTGAATCGAGTTATTCCACAACTTACGAATTCACAACAAGAGGAAGATTATCATACATCCATAGTTGTAGTAAATTAACCGAGTTGGGTTGGGAATGGCTCCTATGTTCGCTTTTATAATTAAGTATATTTGTACGTACATCCATGAATCAAACTGAATCATAACTACTGCAATGGAGCTGATCATGTATAAAATAAAGAAGTAGTAACACACGATGCCTTTACAGCCGCCCGCGTACAATCAGCTGAAGTAAAACTTTAAATTAACTACTACTAGTTATGTCAGTTTTGGTTCACTACGCCACCTTTAGTTTTGCCGAAAGTAATAAGCGATGAATTCCTACTGTATTTGCTGCATGCACAACTATCTGAATAAAATGCAATTGCATGCATGTATCAAATTTAATTATCTACTAAAAAtctatttgcaaaagaataacTAGAAAATATTAGCACGGCAAAGTTTGCTTGGTTCATCGATGATCATCCTTGATGTTTTCCTGCtgacaaaattcaaaacaccAAAAGACCAAATGTGTCAAGTGCGAAGGTATGTGCTTATTCATCTAATTGTTACCTTTAGATCATAATCCACATTTGATTCATCCTCAGAAGATTCCCTTtccatttctgattttttttttcatttctcacaatGCATATTTGGATGCATGATAtgtgtttttatttattagaaaaAGACATGATCATTTTAAATTTAACGATTCTTAACccttattaataaatgaaaacacGTATCATATCATATATCTAAATGTGCAAATGGAAAGAGTATCCAATGAAGAGTTTTTTAATGAAGTGTAACTCTACTTGAACTACTCTCAAAATTTTACAACAAATATGTAATTATTATGCATGAGACCTACATGAACAGTAACAAAACATCACACTTCTATTATAACGATATATAAGCAGTTCATTTAGaattataaaatattcaaaaaatctACAAGAGTGATTGCGCACACATAAGTGCAAAAATCTACAAGAGACTAGGCAATgccccttcccccccccccctcccgcCCCACGactctcccaaaaaaaaaaactcttattCCTTAAAAATAGTTATGTGGGTAGTTATACTTCTATTCGATCAGCTTCTATTCCtcattttaaaaagaaaaaaagaaatattgctataaatttttgcaattttattTTCAACAAACATTTTACACAAgaaattagtattttttttttataaaaaaaacactaaagagagtttcctaaaaaaaatcCGGAACTCCATTGGTTGAACTTGAAAATAGCTTACAGTAGATCAATTTGAGTGAAAACTTGTTTTAATAAGTTGACACGACTAAACAAACATTTGTACCAGGATTCTGAATCACAGAATTAGGCATTCTTGCAGGATTTTGGATCACAGAATTTTTGTTTCTCAAAGAgatcaagaatgcaaaattCCTTATTCGTGATGCTCCAATCAATGTGGCC
Coding sequences within it:
- the LOC113722440 gene encoding uncharacterized protein, producing the protein MGNCLFGGGIGIGVGEANEVLIKVVNGNGGIMEFGAPITVEFITDEFPGHGIFRSHDLFWKPLAHHEVLEAGEYYLLPLDDEDDKKKKMKKGSMNKSRVGQVAQIGHVRSNSVPQSTPAVPYRMSFDSQGILKRSHTEVFSRSSSNDQLGGFWKVKLVISPQQLLEILAQEARTQELIESVRTVAKCRNGFCSSSMGFSDQWSLSSSGSSRNASSSKKDALLLDL